ccatgcaggagcaagGGCCCAAgattgggctgttctctactgcttttcccaggccacaagcagggagctggatgggaagtggagctgcttggataCAAACCAgttcctatatggaatgccagcatgtaCAAaccaaggactttaactactaggctactgcattgggtcccccaaaattcttaaaaattatgtttgGAGGTTAGTGCTGTGGCTCATCAGGTTGATTCTCTACTTTGCAGTTCtgacaccccatatgggtaccaatttgtgtcctggatgctccactggaTGCTGCTTATGcaccagaaaagcagcagaggatgggtgctgcttgtgggagacctgagtgaagctcctggctttagctcagctctggccattgtgaacacttggggagtgaaccagcagatggaagacttctctgtctctccttctctgtgtgaaatctgactttcaaataaaaataaataaccatttttttaaggtttggtagcaaatgagaaaaaaagatatgtatttgttttaaggtttgtttattcattatttgaaaagcagaatgacagatatttcatctgctggtttatttcccaaagggTCATGACAGCTatgtctgagccaggctgaagctagaagctagaAATTTGATCTGAGTCTCCAACATAAGTCATCtgggactcaagtacctgggccatctgttgttttcccaggtacattagccagAAGTTGAATCAGCGGTGGAACAGATGGAACTCAAACTGGACAgtctcatctgggatgctggtatctcatGTGGCAACATAACCaactgtgctacagtgccagcctaTAGAACTACTATATCAGTTCTGTAATTGTTACTGAAAAATGGAACCCATTTTGCTTTTTCCATATTGACACCACCACACTAACACAGACTTATCCCAAGTGATCTCCTGGCTTTACTACCTAATCAGATCATCATCGACTGTGAGATGTTCATTTCTGAAAACATCTGATCATGTGCACTGGGGTCCAGTGCTGTGAGGTCTAAGCCTTACATAACTTTGGGGGCTTTCTATGAGAAAATGGATGTGGGGGCTgactgctccagctgcctgctgatgtgcatgggaaagcagtggaagatggcccaagtgcttgggacgcTGCTCCACATGGTAGATGAGGAAGAAgaaagctcagggctcctggtttggagatatctgtttctgtctgccttttgctctcagtaactctgcatttcaaatataaaaagagATAATGAGTGCAAAACTAAGTATGCAACCTTGAAAGGGGCTGGACAAATAACAGCGTCTGAAACTTGAAACTTGAGTTGCTTCACTATAATTTGCTTTTGCTCCGTAGTGCAGGATCTTTAGACAATGTATGCCAAGGCCTACCCGGACCCAActcatctcctttttttttttttttttccctagctaGCCCCTTTGGTACTGAACCCTGGTGAGGAGCATTTCTGGATTCACTTGTACTTCTAGCATATAGTTGGAGCCACGTTCAGGGAGCCGGGTTTTTCTGCTTCCAACACCCCCATTAATTCCCAGGTGGTGAGGGCGGGAAGGTGGGATTTGCACCTGATAGGGAGAAGTAGGCGGAGCGCCGGACAGCGTGAGACGAAATTGCCTTCACTTTTCCCGCTCCGGTCCTCTGGAGCGCCGCGCACCACCTCCCCGGAACCTGCGGCTCTCGTGCTGTAGTTCCGGTCGGAAGTACACGGCGACGCACGCTGACATGGCTGCGCCCGTCCTGAGACGTGTTTGGGAACTAGTGAGGCGTGTGGACTTTGCTACGGTCCCGCGGAGACATCGACACAAGAAGAAATGGGTAGGTTCCAGCAGAGGCGCGGCGGGGTGCGGAGCGTGGGAAACAGCCCTTCGGGGGGCGTCTGCTGCCCGTCCACTCGCCACCCTCAGTCGGGTTCGTGGTTACGCCCCTCACTGCTCAGGAAGCCTCAGTCTCTCGGGTCTGTTATGTCACcgcttctgtctccccttcttatTTTGTCACTCTTCAGCTCTGTATTGATGTGTGTATGACCGCTTGACTCCGCCCCTCTTAGTTACGTCATCACTGTGTCCTCATTTCCGTTATGTcacctcttctcctttcccttgacccctctcttcttcccacttccctccctcctcccctccctcccctttttGTTCACCCCCATCCCATGACCTCTTCTCCCCCTTTTCTCCTTGAACTTCCAACCAGGGAGCCTTCACCCCTCGAGAAATGCTTTAGCGACTTCCCCTTCCCTTCTGGGTCTTCGCCGCCCTGCGGGAGAGGATTCAACCCCTTCCTCACCCTCGAGCTGCCCCTGGCGCCCAGGAAAGGTTACGACTACTCTGCCCAAACCACCGGCCAGTCCCCAAACGCAAGCCAAAGATGCCACAAGCCCCCTCCCCTCAGAGACCCTTACTCCTGCCTCACCGGTGGTGCGGGCATTTCCTCCATGCCTTGTTCGCCCCCTTGCTTGCCTCGACCGGTGGTTACCTCCTCACCCCCGCCACCACCCTGCCCGACCCCACCACTACCCTTGTGCCATGGGAGATGTTCTTTTGAAACCTGTGCTTCCTCTCTGGAAAGGATCTACTGTGGCGGGTCCagctttgctggttcacccccttccAGCCCCTGTTTTGAGCGGTTCAGCCCTCTAGGGTCACCTCCTCCCCATCCACGGAATACCTACTGCAGCTGGATCAGTTCCCAGAGAACACAGCCTCGCTGCCCTCCCAGCTCTTGCCTTGACCAGCACTCTTACGTCTGTTACTATAGTCCAGTGGCCTCTCCTACCCTCCCTCATCGGCCTCCAGCATCCAACCCGGTGACCTCTCCTCAGCTCACTCATGTATCTTTAGAAACCGCTTCCGCAATTCCACCCTCCCTCGCCCATGGCTCCCAGGGACCTTGTCCCCTCATTTCGCCCCCTCTAACTCGCGGGGCCCTGGGAACTGGCCTCACAGTGACTCCCCTGGTGGCTCACCAGCCCTTGGAGAATAGACCTTTCGTCTCGCCAGCTCTTTCTCATAGGATTTTGGAAACTAGGACAGTGATACCCCCTCTGCTTTCTCACGTGACGTCAGGGAGAAGTGATGACCCTCCTCTTTCCCCAACATCTTCCTTACCTGCTGGCAGCTTTTACCATGCCTGCCTTAAGCCTCCAGATTCTTGTGACCCTAAACCACCAGTTGATCTGGCCATTGAGAAAAATTGTGGCTCCCCATGTTCTCCTCAGGCAGGCGCACCGGGCTCTCCCTACTCACCTGAGGAGGGGTCTTATCATTACTCCCATCTTTCCTCTGAGGACCACATATCTGCCCCTAGGGGTGCTTTCTGTGCCATCCAGCTACCCCCTGGGACTCCTAGTTCTCCTTGTTCAACCCCATCCCAGGCTCCCAGGAAGCCCCACTTTTTGACCTGGGACACGGGTAAGACCACTTACCTCTTGCTAAACCCAGACACCATGGTTCCTATTCCTCCCTATTCCCAGGAACCACCTCCTGCCCCGTGTGCTTATCCTACTCTTTGTGTCCCTTTACCCCAGGGCAAGCAGTTTGTGTGTACACCCCAGTCAGCTACCCAAAGAAGCTACAATGAACCCCCACTGCCTACCCCCGTCTTCCCCCAAGCGAAGTCCCCCAAAGCAGAGTTAAGACAGCCATATCCTGTTTACAGGTGTCGTTCCCTAGTCAACACTGCTGCAAACACCCCTGTTTGCCAGCCGAGGCCCCCTAAGGCCAGCACACCTCCTCCGCCTCCTTGTCCCCCCTCTGGACCTTCTTGTATGGAGCCATCCTTCACAATGCCTTCAAATTCCTGCCCTAGAGAATTTTCCCCAGGGACTACCCCACCTACTGTGGTCTCTAAAACCCTCAAAACCGTCATCCCCACTTGCATTCCTCTCCGTCTTCCTTGTGATCCTCTCTTGCCCAGTAGCTGTGCTAAGAGCAGCCCCCAAAAGCTCCCTAGAGGACCTCCCTGCAATACCCATGTGTACTCTGTGGTGCCTCCCGCCCAGCATGCTTTCCCACTCTCTGgttccctctgtcactctacaGGACTCCCTCGCTGTTACAGACAGCCCACGGTGCCCTCACGTGGCGTGTATAGTACTCCCAAGGCCCCACCCATACTCCATTGCCAGCCTGTGGTACCCCCTTGTTCTACCCATATCTATTCTTTTATCCCTTTGAGAACACCCTTTGACCCCCAGTGTTTACCCATTGGTCCGCGAGCCCGGGCCTGCCCTGCTACTGTTCCATGTGGCCTTCACACCTACTCTGTGGCTCCTCAAGGCCCTCGCAAAGAATCCCCCAAGATCCCCTACAGCTGTCCTATGTCTTCAGCTAAGAGCCCTGGCTGTAGCAGTAATCCTAGCTGTAGTTCAACTATTATCATTAGTGAGTGCCACAGTAGTGACAACCAGAACAAGAATAccaaacagaacaaaaatgaGAACCACAACAAGAGTATGAAGTATGGCAACAGTCAGACCCGGAGCAAGAGACCTCATCGTAGCACAAGTCGGAGTCAGAGCGGAAGTCCCGATGATAGCACAAGTCGGAGCCGGAGCAACAGTCCTCACCACAAGAAAAACGAGGCTCAGAGCAAGAGTGTTCAGTTGGGGCTGCATGAGAATACTCAGATTAGCAAAGCTCAGGACCAGAGCAAGAGTTCTCACCGCGACCGAAGCCGGAGCATGGGTTCTCGTGGCAAAAATTGGGGCCGGAGTAAcagtccccagcagaggaggagccGGAGCAAGAGCCCTCAGCATGGCAAAAATCGGGGCCAGAGCAAGAGTCCTCACCATACAAAACATCATGCCCAGAGCAGGAGTCCCCACCAGGGCAAGAAATGAAGACCAGAGCCACAAATTCTGACCAGCCCAGTAATCCAGGCCAGAGTAAAAGTCGTCATAACAAGACCGCAAGCCATAGAAAcatcctggctgtggcaggcaacCAGAACCAGCTTACGGACCTCTCTTCTGCAAGCTTTGTTTGCCTTTTAATCTTCAAACCTGACTTTCATCCTTCTGTGCTAACCCCATAGAGTCTTCCTACAAGGCTCTGTTTTGGTTCACACCTCCAGTGAACTCTCCCTTTCCCACCTTCCTGAGTTCTGGGAACTCTCCCCAAACAACCTCCAGCCCTGTGATTCTGAGCATGTGCTGCCAGGCACTGCAGTCCTAAGGTAGGTTATCCTCTTCATCAAATATGTGCGGTTGTTTTTATTGCATCTTACTGAGTACTGCTATTCTTACTTTCACTCGCAGAAGCCAGCAGACATGAATGTGCTTTGGAAAATTTGATTGTTCAGGAGAAAAGGATCTTTTGTCTTTAAGCCTGAAAATATCCCAGGTCTGTAATAGTTTCTTTCCAGTAGACTCTTCAGGAAAATTCTGAGTTCCCATCCTTTAAAACTTCTCTTACGCCTTTAAAACTTCTCTTATCCCTCTCCCCATGAGCcccatgttatttttaaataagttctcacgttttaaagaattatttatttatttgaaaggcagtgagagcgagagagtaagaaagagagaggttttccattcactggttcacttcccaaatgcccgcagtagtcagggcaaagccaggagccaggaatggttTTCCTGTGGATGGCGGGAACCCAAGTACTTCAactgttatctgctgcctcccaggataatctatattagcaagaagctggatggaaggcagagGCAGAACCCCATCCCAGGCAATCTGATATGAAATGCGAACAGCCCAAGAGACTGCTTAGCATTAGCCACAGTGCCTGCGCCTGATCTTCATGTTTGTTTTGAGTCCCAGGTTCCTTTTTCTCATGACTCTGAGGTGGTGAAGCCAGCACCTCTCCCATTTTGCTCTCACATTTCTCCTGGAACACAGAGTCAGTGTGCAAAGGCAGGAGCAGGCACTGGCTAGACCCATCAGATTTACTCCCTGGGCCCTACAGTATTGGGGGGCGAAGAAGGGACAGTTCAGCAGTAGGAAACAGAGGCAAGCCTGAGAAGGTCAGTAAGCCTGTACTTTCTTTTTTAGGCTGCTACAGAGCCCAAATTCACTGCCAGCCAATTGGCCCTGCAGAATTTTGACATGACCTACAGTGTGCAGTTTGGGGACCTTTGGCCATCTATCCGTGTCAGTCTCCTGTCAGAGCAGAAGTACGGTGCACTGGTCAATAACTTTGCAGCTCGGGATCATGTGAGTGCCAGCCTGGAGCAGCTGAATGCAAGGGACTTCGTGAATGAAGCCATCACCTCCTGGGAGCTGGAGCCTGAGGGTGGCCAATCTGCAAGTACAACCCCCGCCTCCTGGGCTTGCAGTCCAAACCTTCGATGCTTCACTTTTGCCAGAGGAGATGTCAGTCGCTTCTCTCCAGCCAGGTAAGGTCTAGAGCCATTGCTGGGAGCATCTTGAGTACCTGCTGGAAGTAGACATGATGAGACTTATCCCTGCCATCTATAATAAAGACCATGATATTGCTAACATGATGGtgtgcctttttcttttcttttcttttgttaatgaaaagcatagacagagaacaacagccagggctgtgtgagGATAAAGCCAGAAACCTGCATGTCAGAATGTGTCTTGCACGGGGGTGACCTAATTTGagtcattagcaagaagttggattggaaagaGAGGAATTGGGCCTcaaaccaggcattccaatatgagtGTGGGCATCCAAAGCAACATTTTAACCTCTGTGTCACATGTCTGCCTCTTGGCCCAGCAGGATGATGTGGTTGTTGTTAAACTGTCACCtgctgatgccagcattccatagggaATGctgtggtcctggctgctcttcttgctccctgctaatgtgcctggaaaaccagtggaaaatggcccaggtccttgggctcctgtcacaaatgtaggagatgtggatggagttccaggcttcaagctttagcctgccccagccctggccaaagggaccatttagggagtgaacaagatggaagatctctccctctctttctgtaactgtacctttcaaataaataaatactttctgaGGAAGTGAAAATTAAAACTTGAAACTTGAGCAAGAATTAGAGTTGGTGGCAGGAGAGTGTTGGGGGAAGAAAAGCTAAATATGAAGCTACAGAAGCAGGCAGAAGCCAAATTGTCGAGGTCCTATAAGCCATGTAAAATTTTGAACttaataaaggaaatgaaagtcCTGAAAAATTATAAGCTGAGGAATGATGTGGTCAGATTTGAGTTTGAGCCAGGAGagttttttgggtctcccatgtggatgcagagtcccaaggccttgggctgtcctctgctgctttcccaggccgcgagaagggagctggatgggaagtggagcagccaggatatgaacctgtccccatatgggatcctggtggatgagagatgaggactttagctactaggctattgcgccaggcttgatttgaaaaaaattttaaaggtttatttatttttattggaaaagcaggtcagACTtactaagagaaggagagagagagaaaaatcttccagtggccactggttcactccccaaatggtaattgctggagctaaactgatctgaagctagcacctaagagcttcttccggatctcccacacgggtacagggtcccaaggtgttggaaCATCCTATActgtgtttttccaggccataagcagggagctgggtgggaagtggagcagttgggacacaaactggcacccatatgggatccaggcatttgcaaggcgaggatttagccacaaatCTTAGAGCTCTAGATTTGAATTTTTTGAAACTTAGGTCTAGATAGTGTGTTGGAAGCAGATTAAAAGAGGCCAGAAATAGTTCTATAAATCAGGCAGTTTACAGGTGTGAGGAAAAGCTGCCTACTTGAGAGATGAAGCTGGAAAGGTAAGTGTGTGGGAACCTTCAACGCTAGGAGCTTATAGGTTGGAGAAAAGGGACTTTTCCAGTGGCTCAGGGTTGCTGGCAGGTGACAGGgattgccagggctgggcacctTTAGGCCATGTGCTATAATGTGCCAAAAACAGTTATCCTAGAGACCCATAaatagggtttcttttttttttttcaaagatttatttattttttattacaaagtcagatatacagagaggaggagagacagaaaggaagatcttctgtccgatgattcactccccaagtgactgcaatggccggtgctatgctgatttgaagccgggaaccaggaactaattccaggtcttccacacgagtgcagggtcccaaagctttgggccgtcctcaactgctttcccaggccacaagcagggagctggaggggaagtggagctgccgggaccagaaccagcgcccacatgggatcctggcgcgttcaaggcgaggagtttagctgctaggccacgccgccgggccccaaatagaGTTTCTAAGCAGGTGAACGGTTGTCTTGCACTGTGTTGACAAGTATGGGCTTTGGAATCAGACCCACCTCTGTTTGGATCTCTGTGCTAACTGACAGTGCTCAGGGAGGACCTAAGTTGAGGGAAGTCGGCACAGCACATTGTTGGATGCTGTTGATCCCTCCAATAGAATCTCTATCATGTGTTTGGGTTTCTATCCCATTTTATCTTGATCAGATTCctgtaaaattaaaatgatcataATTTCTCAGTAATTCAGGGTATGGTCCAGGAATCCAGGAACTCCCTGAAATTGTCTGCAACATAAATAAGGAGGGACtctagcagggacccaagtgcttaagccatcacttgcttcCTGTTAGGATGCTCATTAGAAGGAGGGTAGATCGGGAGTGAAATGTGAACCAGGGCATTTGAGTAAGGGGTGTGGGTGTTTCAAGTGGCATGGTAACTGCTTTGCCAAATGCCTATCGCTAATTTGTTTTTTCTAgtctatttaattttcaaaaatccaAATTTGTCTGGTCAGGTCATTTTTCCTTACAAATGTTGGTAACTTACAGGTTACAGCCCAAATTCTTTAGCTCagagaatttttttctcctaatgtatttatttttttttttcttttaaaaggtgaAGAGGCAGAGATAGGTATTTTCTGTCCCTTGGTTTGCACCCCAAATACgtgtaacagccggagctaaaccaagccaaagccaggatcccagaactttatctgggtctcccatgtgtgtggcagagatccaagtacttaaaccatcccttgctgcctcccacaatgtactttagcaggaagctagattagaaggagaggccagaacttgaactaggcGCTTCACCATGGGAAGCGGGCAACCCAAGTGGCCACTTTActataccaaatgcctgcctgttACCTTCTTTTCTCATTTAACTAAGGCCTTTTCTTCGTTCATGAGGCCCACCTCAGTTTATCCTGATTAACTCAATTGACAACTCTTCTCTCTGAATCTGGGAAGCACTTTGTTATTTCAATATGTAACCAATTAAAATTGAGTTCATATTATGTGCCAGACACGTTTCAAGTGTTGAGCATGTTATAGCGAATTGAGCAGACAAAATCTTCCCTCGTGGGGTGAACATTCTAAtagagaatacacacacacacacacacacacacacccttataCATATAAAACTGTAAgtactttaaagaaaaattggggcaggtgtttggtactGTGGTAAGGGCACTGCTGAGGACATCTGTTTGCCATATTGAAGTGTTCAGTTGGGAGTCTCAGTTcgactcccagctccagcttcctgccagtgtgcaccctgggaggcaataggtgatgattcaagtacttggatccctgacacctgtgtgggaggctgggCTTTAGTTCCCAGCAgctgacttcagcatggcccagacctgactgttgtggacaATTGTGGGCTGCCTCTCACAAtatggattagcaggaagctggaataggaagcagagctgggatttgaacccaggcgcTCTGGTATGGGAGGTAGGCCCCCCAAGCAgcttcttaaccactgcaccaaatgcctgcctctgacCGTGTTTTCAGAGGATCACTGCTACTACTGTGTAGATGAATGAGTAAGTAGAATAAGTGAGTATGGGTTTGAGAAGTGAGTTTTTGCTGAGTGGAGCTCACGGGCTCCTTAATAACAGACTTGGAGAGCTTGACTCCATCGCACTCTGTCTTGCAATTTGACTGTAACTTGTTTTCTCTTCCAGACTTGGCAGCCAGGGCGTCCTGGACTACTACCTGATGGATGCTGCTTCTTTGCTGCctgtcctggcccttggcttGCAGCCTGGAGACACTGTACTTGACCTGTGTGCAGCCCCTGGAGGAAAGACACTAGCATTACTTCAGACTGGCTGTTGCCGTAAGTCAGGGTGGTGGGGCCTTGGGCAGGGAGGACACCTCACCTTACCTAGTGAGGGTCATACAATATAATGGGTCCCAAGATCAGAGTTAGGAGGGTAGATAGTGCTTGCTTATTATCagaatttcttttcattgtgtttgaaaggcacagagacagaaatctgtcctctggttcactttcgaaatggctgggacagactgaagcagGAACACAATACTCCATCTGGCTCTGCCGTGTGGGTCccaggggcccaggtgcttgaaccGTCTGTTGTCTTCA
This window of the Ochotona princeps isolate mOchPri1 chromosome 2, mOchPri1.hap1, whole genome shotgun sequence genome carries:
- the NSUN4 gene encoding 5-methylcytosine rRNA methyltransferase NSUN4 isoform X1, coding for MAAPVLRRVWELVRRVDFATVPRRHRHKKKWAATEPKFTASQLALQNFDMTYSVQFGDLWPSIRVSLLSEQKYGALVNNFAARDHVSASLEQLNARDFVNEAITSWELEPEGGQSASTTPASWACSPNLRCFTFARGDVSRFSPARLGSQGVLDYYLMDAASLLPVLALGLQPGDTVLDLCAAPGGKTLALLQTGCCRHLAANDLSTSRTGRLQNVLHSYVPQGVRDVVRVTSWDGRKWGELEGDTYDRVLVDVPCTTDRHSLHEEENNIFKRSRKRERQMLPMLQMQLLAAGLLATKPGGYVVYSTCSLSHLQNEYVVQGTMELLANQYSIKVQVEDLTHFRKHFVETFYFFPSCQVGELVIPNLMANFGPMYFCKMRRLT
- the NSUN4 gene encoding 5-methylcytosine rRNA methyltransferase NSUN4 isoform X2, whose product is MCFGKFDCSGEKDLLSLSLKISQAATEPKFTASQLALQNFDMTYSVQFGDLWPSIRVSLLSEQKYGALVNNFAARDHVSASLEQLNARDFVNEAITSWELEPEGGQSASTTPASWACSPNLRCFTFARGDVSRFSPARLGSQGVLDYYLMDAASLLPVLALGLQPGDTVLDLCAAPGGKTLALLQTGCCRHLAANDLSTSRTGRLQNVLHSYVPQGVRDVVRVTSWDGRKWGELEGDTYDRVLVDVPCTTDRHSLHEEENNIFKRSRKRERQMLPMLQMQLLAAGLLATKPGGYVVYSTCSLSHLQNEYVVQGTMELLANQYSIKVQVEDLTHFRKHFVETFYFFPSCQVGELVIPNLMANFGPMYFCKMRRLT